Proteins encoded in a region of the Panicum hallii strain FIL2 chromosome 3, PHallii_v3.1, whole genome shotgun sequence genome:
- the LOC112886877 gene encoding meiotic recombination protein DMC1 homolog, with translation MAPSRHADEGGQLQLMEADRVDEEEECFESIDKLISQGINAGDVKKLQDAGIYTCNGLMMHTKKSLTGIKGLSEAKVDKICEAAEKILSQGFMTGSDLLLKRKSVVRITTGSQALDELLGGGIETLCITEAFGEFRSGKTQLAHTLCVSTQLPIHMHGGNGKVAYIDTEGTFRPERIVPIAERFGMDANAVLDNIIYARAYTYEHQYNLLLGLAAKMAEEPFRLLIVDSVIALFRVDFSGRGELAERQQKLAQMLSRLTKIAEEFNVAVYITNQVIADPGGGMFITDPKKPAGGHVLAHAATIRLMLRKGKGEQRVCKIFDAPNLPEGEAVFQVTSGGIMDAKD, from the exons ATGGCGCCGTCCAGGCACGCGGACGAGGGCGGGCAGCTCCAGCTCATGGAGGCCGACAGggtcgacgaggaggaggagtgcTTCGAGTCCATCGACAAGC TGATCTCTCAAGGGATAAACGCAGGAGATGTCAAGAAGCTGCAGGATGCAGGAATTTACACTTGCAATGGCCTAATGATGCATACCAAGAAG AGCCTTACAGGAATCAAAGGTTTATCTGAAGCTAAAGTTGATAAGATCTGCGAGGCAGCTGAAAAAATTCTG AGCCAGGGCTTCATGACAGGAAGTGATCTCCTTCTTAAG CGGAAGTCTGTTGTCCGGATTACAACTGGGAGCCAGGCACTTGATGAGCTACTTGGCG GAGGGATTGAAACACTTTGCATCACAGAGGCATTTGGGGAGTTCCG GTCAGGGAAGACTCAGTTGGCTCATACTCTCTGTGTCTCCACTCAG CTTCCAATCCACATGCATGGGGGGAATGGGAAGGTCGCCTACATTGACACTGAGGGAACATT CCGACCTGAACGCATTGTGCCAATCGCTGAGAGATTTGGGATGGATGCCAACGCTGTTCTTGACAAC ATCATATACGCTCGTGCATACACCTATGAGCACCAGTACAACTTGCTGCTGGGCCTTGCTGCCAAGATGGCTGAAGAACCTTTCAGGCTTCTG ATTGTGGATTCTGTGATTGCACTGTTCCGTGTTGATTTCAGTGGCAGGGGTGAACTTGCAGAGCGTCAG CAAAAGTTAGCACAGATGCTGTCCCGCCTTACCAAGATTGCTGAGGAGTTCAATGTTGCAGTGTACATCACCAACCAAG TGATTGCTGATCCAGGTGGTGGCATGTTCATAACTGATCCAAAGAAACCAGCAGGTGGCCACGTGTTGGCGCATGCTGCTACCATCAGATTGATGCTGAGGAAAGGCAAAGGCGAACAGCGTGTCTGCAAGATTTTTGATGCCCCTAACCTTCCTGAGGGAGAAGCT GTTTTCCAGGTTACATCAGGTGGAATAATGGATGCAAAAGACTGA